In Gopherus evgoodei ecotype Sinaloan lineage chromosome 21, rGopEvg1_v1.p, whole genome shotgun sequence, a single window of DNA contains:
- the LOC115637915 gene encoding olfactory receptor 4Q2-like, protein MEQLWRNQTPVGKFLLAALSPTPQSQAALFAVFLLVYVSTLVGNTLIMATVSSDPCLRTPMYFLLGNLSFLDLCYSTVTAPKMLLDFLSERRSISYQACMAQLFFLHFVGAAEMFLLTVMAYDRYVAICKPLHYHSIMNRTLCSWMVAASWAGGFIHSMVQTILTMRLPFCGPNWVDNFFCDVPPVIKLACTNTYVVELLMVSNSGLISTSCFVILVASYTTILVRIRSPEGRRKALSTCASHLTVVTLFFGPCIFIYARPFSIFSVDKLVSVLYNIITPMLNPLIYTLRNKEVKSAMRRLRTKGITSRGKGNGLRCRES, encoded by the coding sequence ATGGAGCAGCTGTGGAGAAACCAGACTCCAGTGGGGAAGTTCCTCCTGGCAGCCCTTTCCCCGACTCCACAGTCCCAGGCCGCCTTGTTTGCTGTGTTCCTCTTGGTCTATGTCTCCACACTGGTGGGTAATACCCTCATCATGGCAACGGTCAGCTCTGACCCCTGCCTCCGCACTCCTATGTATTTCCTGCTGGGCAACCTCTCCTTCCTGGACCTGTGCTACTCCACCGTCACTGCCCCCAAGATGCTGTTGGACTTCCTGTCTGAGAGAAGGAGTATTTCCTACCAGGCCTGCATGGCCCAGCTCTTCTTTCTGCACTTTGTGGGGGCAGCCGAGATGTTCCTGCTCACTGTCATGGCCTACGACCGCTACGTAGCCATCTGCAAGCCCCTCCACTACCACAGCATCATGAACCGGACCCTATGCAGCTGGATGGTGGCGGCTTCCTGGGCGGGAGGGTTCATCCACTCCATGGTCCAGACCATCCTCACCATGCGGCTGCCCTTCTGTGGGCCCAACTGGGTGGACAACTTCTTCTGCGATGTCCCACCAGTGATCAAGCTGGCCTGCACTAACACCTACGTGGTGGAGCTGCTCATGGTCTCCAACAGTGGGCTGATCTCCACCAGCTGCTTCGTTATCCTGGTAGCCTCCTACACCACCATCTTGGTGAGAATTCGCTCCCCTGAAGGGCGGCGCAAGGCGTTGTCCACCTGTGCCTCACACCTGACTGTGGTGACCTTATTCTTCGGGCCCTGCATCTTCATCTACGCCCGGCCCTTCTCCATCTTCTCAGTAGACAAGCTGGTCTCAGTCCTGTACAACATCATCACCCCCATGCTCAACCCCTTGATCTACACGCTCAGGAACAAAGAAGTGAAGTCAGCCATGAGGAGACTGAGGACAAAAGGCATTACTTCCAGGGGGAAAGGTAACGGTCTGAGATGCAGGGAGAGCTGA
- the LOC115638179 gene encoding olfactory receptor 4N2-like — MEHENGTGVTEFVLLGLSQTREIQLFLFILFLVFYSIILPANILIILTIQCDPHLGFPMYFFLANLAFLDICYCSVTPPKMLADFFSHHKTISYGGCMAQLFFIHFLGGAEIFLLMGMAFDRYVAICHPLRYASIMGREICCALVGAAWAGGFTHSILQVVLIIQLPFCGPNELDNFFCDITQVIKLACTDIYVLEFFMFFNSGLVTLMCFLLLLISYGALLVRLQMGNPSKGMSKAASTCITHIIIVFIMFGPAIYIYCRPFQNFPLDKVVAVFHTVVFPLMNPMIYTLRNKEIISAMKRLLSRRALERAIEGS; from the coding sequence ATGGAGCATGAGAATGGCACAGGGGTGACAGAGTTTGTGCTGCTGGGGCTATCCCAGACCCGGGAGATCCAGCTCTTCCTCTTCATCTTGTTCCTCGTCTTCTACTCCATTATCCTCCCAGCCAACATCCTCATCATCCTCACCATCCAGTGTGACCCTCACCTGGGCTTccccatgtatttcttcttgGCCAACCTGGCCTTTCTGGACATCTGCTACTGCTCCGTCACCCCTCCAAAGATGCTGGCTGACTTCTTTTCCCACCACAAGACCATCTCCTATGGGGGTTGCATGGCTCAACTCTTCTTCATCCACTTCCTGGGAGGGGCAGAAATTTTCCTGCTCATGGGCATGGCCTTTGATAGATATGTAGCCATCTGCCATCCCCTGCGCTATGCCAGCATCATGGGCAGAGAGATCTGCTGTGCCCTGGTTGGGGCTGCTTGGGCTGGAGGCTTCACGCACTCCATCCTCCAGGTGGTGCTGATTATCCAGCTGCcattctgtggccccaatgaGCTGGAcaatttcttctgtgacatcaccCAGGTAATCAAGCTGGCCTGCACTGATATCTATGTGCTGGAGTTCTTCATGTTCTTCAACAGTGGCCTGGTCACCTTGATGTGCTTCCTTCTCTTGCTCATCTCATATGGGGCTCTGCTGGTCCGACTGCAGATGGGCAACCCCTCAAAGGGGATGAGTAAAGCGGCCTCCACCTGCATCACCCACATCATCATCGTCTTCATCATGTTTGGCCCCGCCATCTACATCTATTGCCGGCCCTTCCAAAACTTTCCCCTGGACAAAGTGGTGGCCGTGTTCCATACTGTTGTCTTCCCACTCATGAACCCCATGATCTATACACTCAGGAACAAGGAGATCATCAGTGCAATGAAGAGGCTGCTGAGTAGACGGGCTCTGGAGAGGGCAATAGAAGGAAGTTAA